One window from the genome of [Mycobacterium] stephanolepidis encodes:
- a CDS encoding alpha-hydroxy-acid oxidizing protein, giving the protein MNFGDFQLQFYAAGALGKVSTLPFTFAELESRAEQTLGEGIFGYVRGGAGDEHTQDANATALRRYGLVPRMLRDRTARDMSTSFLGRELTSPLFICPVGVLGAVRDRGDLLTAAAARDLDVPAMYSTLSSATLEEVAAERGDSYGIFQLYPSSDAELTDSFIRRAEAAGYDALAVTLDTGTLGWRPRDLKHGYLPMLHGHCLANYTSDPRFLEIAGVRSAGELTPMHAGLVWASLFSHPGLTWADIDHYRELTKLPIILKGICDVDDVRQAVDRGVDAIAYSNHGGRQANGGVPAIDGLAAAVEAAGSVPVTFDSGVRDGIDVLRAVALGASLVGVARPYVYGLALDGTNGVKHVIQSLLAEADLTMAVNCYLSLDELAVQRLP; this is encoded by the coding sequence ATGAATTTCGGCGATTTCCAGCTCCAGTTCTATGCGGCGGGTGCGCTCGGAAAGGTGTCAACTCTTCCCTTCACCTTTGCCGAACTGGAGAGCCGCGCGGAGCAAACGCTGGGCGAGGGAATCTTCGGCTACGTGCGTGGTGGCGCCGGTGATGAGCACACCCAGGACGCCAACGCCACCGCGCTGCGCCGGTACGGGCTGGTGCCCCGGATGCTGCGAGATCGCACGGCCAGAGACATGTCGACCTCATTTCTGGGCCGCGAACTCACCAGCCCACTGTTCATCTGCCCGGTCGGTGTGCTGGGTGCGGTCCGCGATCGTGGAGATCTGCTCACGGCCGCTGCCGCCCGGGACCTCGATGTGCCCGCCATGTACTCGACGCTTTCGTCGGCGACCTTGGAAGAGGTCGCCGCCGAGCGCGGCGATTCATATGGGATCTTCCAGTTGTACCCGTCATCAGATGCCGAGCTGACGGACAGCTTCATCCGGCGTGCCGAGGCGGCGGGGTACGACGCTCTTGCGGTGACCCTGGATACCGGCACGCTGGGATGGCGTCCCCGCGATCTCAAACACGGTTATCTGCCGATGCTGCACGGACATTGCCTGGCGAACTACACCTCCGATCCGCGATTCCTCGAGATCGCGGGCGTGCGTTCCGCAGGGGAACTGACGCCGATGCACGCGGGTCTGGTGTGGGCGTCGCTGTTCAGCCATCCGGGCCTCACGTGGGCGGATATCGATCACTATCGAGAACTGACCAAACTGCCGATCATCCTGAAGGGCATCTGTGACGTCGACGACGTTCGGCAGGCGGTAGACCGCGGAGTCGATGCCATTGCCTACTCCAATCACGGTGGTAGGCAGGCGAATGGGGGAGTACCGGCCATCGATGGTCTGGCCGCGGCCGTCGAGGCGGCCGGCTCGGTTCCGGTGACTTTCGACTCCGGCGTCCGTGACGGTATCGATGTCTTGCGCGCCGTCGCCCTCGGCGCCAGCCTGGTGGGTGTGGCCCGGCCGTATGTGTACGGGCTGGCACTGGACGGAACCAACGGCGTCAAACACGTGATCCAGTCGCTACTGGCAGAGGCCGACCTCACCATGGCAGTGAACTGTTATCTGTCGCTCGATGAGTTGGCGGTGCAGCGGCTTCCCTAG
- a CDS encoding non-ribosomal peptide synthetase, which produces MESISRDEIKATVADLIGIAPQEISDVDDLITLGLDSIRMMTLAGGWRKRGSRITFAQLAAEPSVQSWHALLGEGVAPVAEVRPDITSADASDDAEDEPFPLATMQHAYWIGRSEDQELGGVAAHLYVEFDGGAIDPERLRLAVEQLVAAHPMLRTRFLPDGTQQTLTAPERDVFSVVDLRGRRDEEIDAALTELRERKTHQRLAIEDGQVLDVTLTLRDEENSRLHLDVDMLAGDAMSYRVLVSDLAALYHGAAQPELGYTYRRYRTEQRGDESARERDRQWWSERLDDLPGAPELPTVPVSERAEPHRTVRYDYWLEPHAKQQLLAAAHQRGITPAMAMAAVFAETIGGWSAQSRFLLNVPLFHRESVHPDIDRVIGDFTSSIMLDVDLTDQMSVADRARALQRNMYESGAHSAYPGLNVLRDLGRHRGEPVLAPVVYTSALNLGELFAKSVMDTFGEPVWIISQGPQVLLDAQVTEVRGGLLLNWDVRESAFPTGMVDTMFARYTNAVAALCAGDDGWNADAAVRLPASQAEVRRAVNATDGPVSGRCLHEGFFDFAKTHPGAAAVVWGFGDEDGLWTYGDLAAQALAVAGALQARGVRPGDAVAVQLPKGRDQILAVLGVLAAGATYIPIGFDQPARRRASILETGGVAMAITVPGADIPVSSLSIDEARNHAEPLAAPVIPATDAIAYVIFTSGSTGTPKGVDVLHRGAMNTIDAVNGWFDVGPTDRVLALSALEFDASVYDIFGMFSVGGSLVAVDVAQRAEATTWVDLLRRHKVSILNCVPSMLDMILEIGGNGLGDSLRAVTLGGDWVGADLATRLAEQVPGCRFSGLGGATETSIHNTICEVVGDPPALWATVPFGVPLRNVRCRVVSPAGRDCPDWVPGEFWVGGANVAAGYRKDPERTAERFVEYDGLRWYRTGDMARYWPDGTIEFLGRADHQVQIRGYRVELGEVESALRMVPGVRHAVAAIVGGDAPILVAAVSGTPDRSADYATLLGDLVPGYMVPARVELLDQMPLTPNGKIDRGAVTALLDDAATTATDSAPRDDLDAALADLMAGVLGLESIGVYDDFFAQGGDSVLATTVIARVRDWLSVEHALVGDLFATRTVAGLADRLKQREIELGTPDRLAVVAGHYLEIAAMTDEEILAGTT; this is translated from the coding sequence ATGGAATCAATCAGCAGGGACGAGATCAAGGCGACCGTCGCGGACCTCATCGGGATTGCCCCCCAAGAGATCTCGGACGTTGATGACCTCATCACGCTCGGGCTGGACTCGATTCGCATGATGACTCTGGCCGGTGGATGGCGTAAGCGCGGCAGCCGCATCACCTTTGCGCAGCTCGCTGCCGAGCCATCGGTCCAGTCCTGGCATGCGCTGTTGGGAGAGGGTGTGGCACCGGTCGCAGAGGTCCGCCCCGACATCACGTCTGCCGACGCCTCGGACGACGCGGAGGATGAGCCCTTCCCGTTGGCCACCATGCAGCACGCCTACTGGATCGGCCGTTCGGAGGATCAGGAGCTCGGTGGCGTCGCGGCCCACCTATACGTCGAATTCGACGGTGGAGCAATCGATCCCGAGCGGCTTCGACTAGCAGTCGAGCAGCTCGTCGCGGCACATCCGATGTTGCGCACCAGGTTTCTGCCCGACGGCACTCAGCAGACCCTGACCGCCCCCGAGCGTGATGTCTTCAGCGTGGTGGACCTGCGTGGACGTAGGGATGAGGAAATCGATGCGGCACTGACCGAGCTCCGTGAACGCAAGACGCACCAGCGTTTGGCAATCGAGGACGGCCAGGTGCTCGATGTCACCCTGACCCTGCGCGACGAGGAGAACAGCCGACTACATCTGGATGTGGACATGCTGGCCGGTGATGCGATGAGTTACCGGGTGCTGGTATCCGATCTAGCCGCGCTGTATCACGGTGCCGCACAACCGGAGTTGGGATACACCTATCGGCGGTATCGCACCGAGCAACGCGGCGACGAGTCGGCGCGCGAGCGTGATCGACAATGGTGGAGCGAGCGACTGGACGACCTGCCGGGTGCGCCGGAGCTGCCCACCGTGCCGGTGAGTGAGCGGGCCGAACCGCACCGCACCGTGCGCTACGACTATTGGCTTGAACCGCACGCCAAGCAGCAGCTGCTGGCGGCCGCGCATCAGCGCGGTATCACCCCCGCGATGGCGATGGCGGCGGTCTTCGCCGAAACCATCGGAGGGTGGTCCGCGCAAAGCCGGTTCCTGCTGAATGTCCCGCTCTTCCATCGCGAATCGGTACACCCCGATATCGACAGGGTGATCGGCGATTTCACCTCCTCGATCATGCTCGACGTCGATCTCACCGACCAGATGTCGGTGGCCGACCGCGCTCGCGCGTTGCAGCGCAACATGTACGAGAGCGGAGCGCATTCGGCGTACCCGGGGCTCAATGTGCTCCGGGACCTGGGACGACACCGCGGTGAGCCGGTATTGGCGCCGGTGGTGTACACCAGTGCGCTGAATCTGGGAGAGCTGTTCGCCAAGTCGGTTATGGACACCTTTGGTGAACCGGTCTGGATCATTTCCCAGGGGCCACAGGTGCTGTTGGATGCGCAGGTCACCGAGGTACGTGGCGGACTGCTACTCAACTGGGATGTGCGTGAATCGGCCTTCCCGACGGGCATGGTCGACACCATGTTCGCGCGTTACACCAATGCGGTGGCCGCGCTCTGCGCTGGTGACGACGGCTGGAATGCCGATGCGGCTGTGCGGCTTCCGGCTTCGCAGGCCGAGGTCAGACGGGCCGTCAATGCGACCGACGGCCCGGTGAGCGGCCGATGCCTGCACGAAGGCTTCTTCGATTTCGCGAAGACCCATCCCGGTGCAGCCGCGGTGGTGTGGGGGTTCGGCGACGAGGACGGGCTGTGGACCTACGGTGACCTGGCCGCGCAGGCCCTGGCGGTGGCCGGTGCGCTGCAGGCTCGTGGCGTTCGGCCCGGCGACGCGGTGGCGGTGCAGCTGCCCAAGGGGCGCGATCAGATTCTCGCCGTGCTCGGCGTGCTTGCCGCCGGGGCGACGTACATCCCGATCGGGTTCGACCAGCCCGCCCGCCGCCGTGCCAGCATCCTCGAAACCGGTGGTGTCGCGATGGCGATAACCGTTCCGGGCGCTGATATCCCGGTGTCGTCGCTATCCATCGATGAGGCCCGAAATCACGCTGAGCCGCTAGCCGCACCGGTCATTCCCGCGACTGATGCGATTGCATATGTCATCTTCACCTCTGGCTCGACCGGCACTCCCAAGGGTGTGGACGTACTGCACCGCGGGGCGATGAACACCATCGATGCCGTCAACGGGTGGTTCGATGTGGGCCCCACCGACAGGGTGCTGGCGCTCTCGGCACTGGAGTTCGACGCATCCGTGTACGACATCTTCGGCATGTTTTCGGTCGGCGGATCACTGGTGGCGGTCGACGTCGCACAGCGCGCCGAGGCCACCACGTGGGTGGATCTGCTGCGGCGCCACAAGGTTTCGATCCTCAACTGTGTACCGAGCATGCTGGACATGATCCTGGAGATCGGCGGTAACGGCCTGGGCGACTCGTTGCGGGCTGTCACACTGGGTGGCGACTGGGTGGGCGCCGACCTGGCGACGCGTCTGGCTGAACAGGTGCCGGGGTGCAGGTTCTCCGGCCTCGGCGGAGCCACCGAGACGTCTATTCACAACACCATCTGCGAAGTGGTGGGAGATCCGCCCGCGCTTTGGGCGACAGTGCCTTTCGGTGTGCCGCTGCGTAACGTCCGGTGCCGGGTGGTCTCACCCGCGGGTCGTGACTGCCCGGACTGGGTGCCCGGTGAGTTCTGGGTGGGCGGCGCCAATGTCGCGGCCGGATACCGCAAGGACCCCGAACGCACTGCGGAACGATTCGTCGAGTACGACGGACTGCGCTGGTATCGGACGGGAGACATGGCCAGGTACTGGCCGGACGGAACCATCGAGTTCCTGGGCCGCGCGGACCATCAGGTGCAGATCCGTGGATACCGCGTGGAACTGGGCGAGGTGGAAAGTGCATTGCGCATGGTCCCCGGCGTACGTCATGCCGTTGCCGCCATCGTCGGCGGTGATGCGCCGATCCTTGTTGCCGCAGTGTCGGGCACCCCGGACCGGTCGGCGGATTACGCGACGTTACTCGGCGACTTGGTCCCCGGATACATGGTTCCGGCGCGTGTCGAGCTCCTCGATCAGATGCCGTTGACGCCGAACGGGAAGATCGATCGGGGAGCGGTGACCGCTCTGCTCGACGACGCGGCCACCACCGCCACCGACTCGGCTCCCCGGGATGATCTGGACGCCGCCCTCGCCGACCTGATGGCAGGTGTACTGGGCCTGGAATCCATTGGGGTGTACGACGACTTCTTCGCTCAGGGTGGTGACTCGGTGCTCGCCACGACAGTCATTGCGCGGGTGCGTGACTGGCTGTCGGTCGAGCACGCGCTAGTCGGAGACCTCTTTGCCACCCGTACCGTCGCCGGGCTTGCCGACAGACTCAAGCAGCGCGAGATCGAACTCGGTACCCCGGACCGCCTGGCCGTAGTGGCCGGGCACTACCTGGAGATCGCGGCGATGACCGATGAGGAGATCTTGGCCGGCACCACCTGA
- a CDS encoding SagB family peptide dehydrogenase, with protein sequence MSALTYPAGTRFALRDGATCLVTAAGGILLNPPRNEKLTGLSQQQRRVLKTLNSGQATLSELVTDSDSDAIEALIGRLFEGGWLSLTVRDDTHDLYAIQCFGVPGPQPEDATPSGVHLSKFSVLHRDSRGYVLENPRGWCDIRIHDLRLLPLLDGPAGAPAGLGEDLIARFLADLRWGGFLVSNSDEENHEFTSISWSASDLWFHRRSTLGERTITWDHFGPTKWAKGKFPQPAARKPDYPGNPVALPAPDLATLRAQDPTLTTVIEDRISVRAFDDANPITLEQLSELLYRTARTRSTRSESEGEELLSRPYPSGGSVYELELYPVVRNVAGLAPGMYHYDSFEHVLRPVADAGSTAVKQLLKSTSATLEGGAEPQVLLVMGARAGRVMWTYEQVAYSAILKHVGVLMQTIYLAATAMGLGACAQGFGDTAAFTAAAAVPELQECSVGSMVLGTPAAS encoded by the coding sequence TTGTCCGCTCTCACCTACCCCGCTGGGACCCGGTTCGCCCTACGCGACGGCGCAACGTGCCTCGTCACAGCCGCGGGCGGGATACTCCTGAACCCACCGCGCAACGAAAAACTCACCGGGCTCTCGCAGCAGCAGCGGCGCGTACTGAAAACTCTCAACAGCGGGCAGGCGACGCTATCGGAACTGGTAACCGATTCCGATAGCGACGCCATCGAGGCACTCATCGGGCGGCTATTCGAAGGTGGTTGGCTTTCGCTGACGGTCCGCGACGACACGCACGACCTCTATGCCATCCAATGCTTCGGGGTCCCGGGCCCGCAACCCGAAGATGCCACACCATCGGGCGTTCATCTGTCGAAATTCTCCGTGCTGCATCGTGATTCACGCGGATACGTACTGGAAAACCCGCGCGGTTGGTGCGATATCCGCATCCATGATCTGCGTCTGCTTCCCTTGCTCGACGGCCCCGCGGGTGCTCCCGCCGGCCTGGGCGAGGATCTCATCGCGCGGTTCCTGGCAGATTTGCGCTGGGGCGGATTCCTCGTCTCCAACAGCGACGAGGAGAACCACGAGTTCACCTCGATCAGTTGGAGCGCATCGGACCTGTGGTTTCACCGACGCAGCACTCTGGGCGAGCGCACCATCACCTGGGATCACTTCGGTCCTACGAAATGGGCGAAGGGCAAGTTCCCGCAGCCCGCGGCGCGCAAACCCGACTATCCGGGAAACCCGGTGGCACTGCCCGCCCCTGATCTGGCAACCCTACGCGCGCAAGACCCCACCCTCACCACCGTGATCGAGGACCGGATCTCGGTGCGCGCCTTCGACGATGCCAACCCCATTACCCTCGAACAGCTTTCCGAGCTCCTGTATCGCACGGCCCGTACCCGCAGCACCCGCTCAGAAAGCGAAGGCGAAGAACTGCTGTCGCGCCCGTATCCCTCGGGTGGCAGCGTGTACGAGCTGGAGCTGTATCCGGTGGTGCGCAACGTCGCCGGACTGGCACCCGGCATGTACCACTACGACTCCTTCGAGCACGTTCTGCGGCCGGTGGCCGACGCCGGCTCCACCGCAGTCAAGCAGCTGCTCAAATCGACCTCCGCAACCCTTGAGGGGGGCGCCGAACCACAGGTGCTGCTGGTGATGGGCGCGCGCGCCGGCCGGGTGATGTGGACCTACGAACAGGTCGCCTACTCGGCCATCCTCAAGCACGTCGGTGTTCTCATGCAGACCATCTACCTGGCCGCCACGGCCATGGGCCTGGGTGCATGCGCCCAGGGCTTCGGCGACACCGCGGCATTCACCGCGGCCGCAGCCGTTCCGGAGCTGCAGGAGTGCAGCGTGGGCAGCATGGTGCTAGGCACACCTGCGGCGTCCTGA
- a CDS encoding non-ribosomal peptide synthetase, with product MTGVGQQQPQIEDVLALSPLQEGFYALAQLADESVDLYSMQFVVDVDGVLDVDLLHRSAQAMLQRHPNLRAAFWDRGVPRPVQIVPVRAQLPWEERVSLRADFDRIAREERQRSFDLSKGPALRIVLLSVPAEASYRMIVTAHHILMDGWALATFFTEMLAVYEANGSMDSLPAVRPYRDYIAWLNAQDTAAAADKWSRYLGTSSGPLMLADGGVAAHDNVPEKTQFLLTPEETVRLRGWAAANGLTLNTVTAFAWAVVLGRLTDRTDVVFGTIVSGRPRELTDVERMVGLFINSVPMVAHIDYAAPVVTQCAQLQREAAAMRDIGYLSLSALQRAEGAAALFDTMFVFENAPIGDAVREIATSNGARFRPVEMESLAHYPLTVVSHMHGEALLVMIEAIPEALQYFSAGSVGERLVSVLRQLPNIGEGTPDALDVLTPDERAEIAVTASAADASARSVWELFERQAISQPDAVALTAGAEGRYTYAQLHAAACRLANELADHGVEPETTVALVLPRSVESIIAILGVLAAGAAYVPVDIGLPAARIESILSQSDPKLIITITEHGGVAGTQYRAVVLDDPATAERVLHLPAEAPAVARHPDQSAYLIFTSGSTGEPKGVIGTHGSLMNYAADHRDRVYQPATARLGRKLRIAHAWSLSFDASWQPMIGLLDGHTVHLFDAEAMRDAHRLVQGMAEHDIDMIDTTPSMLAQLSAAGLLDRELAVLALGGEAIEAALWNRLSALTETAVYNCYGPTETTVEAVVAAVKDYSTPTIGTPNQGTAGYVLDSRLRPVPDGAVGELYLAGSQLARGYARRPAVTASAFVADPQRPGQRMYRTGDLVRRLPHGGFAYLGRADSQVKIRGYRVEVGEIESVLRLQPDVQTAAVSVVRRAGGASLVGFVVPQQGLAQFDSTRIAMRLADRLPSYMMPSRLLVLERLPVTVNGKLDGDALERLALEALSGGAAEGERALPATTTECALCECCADLFDGTAPGIDDDFFSLGVDSIVAISLVNKARKRDLVITPRMVLAAPTIRQLAALIDERADRANRSENLDSLTGEADYGEVLPLPIVTWMHESGNYRRFALSALVRVPAGIDHESIELVLQTLLDGHDMLRSVLVDTIDGPRVLTREPGVVRAGSVLTHVDLPVTGEVHGAIADAARAAFDKLDPRSGAMVRAVWLAGGGHDDVLLLSVHHLAMDVVSWHIALADMAEAWRSLGAGEVPKAPVEFTSYRRWSELMWQRANSDEVQAQQQYWLQQVAGPDPAVGARRPDPSRDTWGTLRTTPVVTPVDITARLLSSLNKNDGVYGFLLAALAVTVASWRVERGQDASPGTLVSMEGHGRVDTAFDTDTTSTIGWFTTMYPARIGQGELAFDVATVERDAVSARRLLNAVAQHLAEIPHQGMDYGLLRYVSRNEELAAAADPQIQFNYLGRLDMSGITDQPWSLVTDARGLAVPPDSEPELPLRFGINVGSAISTTAEGAQLLTNWQWSSNLFTSEDADQLARLWQRSVAALAQALDG from the coding sequence GTGACAGGTGTCGGCCAGCAGCAGCCCCAGATCGAGGATGTCCTGGCGCTGAGTCCGCTGCAAGAAGGCTTCTACGCGCTGGCTCAGCTCGCCGATGAGAGTGTCGATCTGTACAGCATGCAGTTTGTGGTCGATGTCGACGGCGTGCTCGATGTAGACCTGCTGCACCGCAGTGCTCAGGCGATGTTGCAGCGCCACCCGAACCTGCGCGCGGCGTTCTGGGACCGTGGAGTGCCCCGTCCGGTACAGATAGTCCCCGTCCGGGCGCAGCTCCCCTGGGAGGAGCGAGTATCACTGCGCGCTGATTTCGATCGAATCGCCCGGGAAGAGCGGCAGCGCTCATTCGACCTGAGTAAGGGCCCCGCACTACGGATCGTGCTGCTTTCGGTGCCAGCCGAAGCCTCCTACCGAATGATTGTCACCGCTCACCACATCCTGATGGACGGTTGGGCGCTGGCGACGTTCTTCACCGAGATGCTGGCCGTCTATGAAGCCAACGGTTCGATGGATAGCCTGCCGGCCGTGCGTCCGTACCGTGACTACATCGCCTGGCTCAACGCGCAGGACACCGCAGCTGCGGCCGATAAATGGTCACGTTACCTGGGTACATCTTCTGGACCCTTGATGCTTGCTGACGGTGGCGTCGCAGCGCATGACAACGTGCCCGAGAAGACGCAATTCCTTTTGACCCCAGAGGAAACCGTGCGGCTGCGGGGGTGGGCCGCGGCGAATGGGCTCACTCTCAACACGGTAACCGCGTTCGCTTGGGCGGTGGTACTCGGCAGGTTGACCGATCGCACAGACGTCGTGTTCGGCACCATTGTGTCGGGTCGCCCCCGGGAACTTACTGATGTCGAGCGGATGGTCGGTTTGTTCATCAACTCGGTGCCGATGGTGGCTCATATCGACTACGCAGCCCCGGTGGTTACCCAGTGTGCGCAACTGCAGCGTGAAGCTGCCGCCATGCGCGATATCGGGTACTTGAGTCTTTCTGCGCTGCAACGCGCCGAAGGTGCGGCAGCCTTGTTCGACACCATGTTCGTTTTCGAGAATGCCCCCATCGGTGACGCCGTTCGCGAGATAGCGACGTCGAACGGAGCGCGTTTCCGGCCTGTCGAGATGGAGAGCTTGGCACACTATCCATTGACGGTGGTTTCGCATATGCACGGCGAAGCGCTGCTGGTGATGATCGAAGCCATTCCCGAAGCATTGCAGTACTTTTCGGCGGGAAGTGTGGGTGAGCGGCTGGTCTCTGTGTTGCGCCAGCTCCCAAATATAGGCGAGGGCACCCCGGATGCTCTCGATGTCTTGACGCCGGATGAGCGGGCCGAGATCGCTGTCACGGCATCTGCGGCCGACGCGTCAGCGAGATCGGTGTGGGAGCTCTTTGAGCGACAGGCGATCAGTCAGCCCGATGCCGTCGCCCTGACGGCGGGGGCTGAAGGGCGTTACACCTACGCACAGTTGCATGCCGCCGCGTGCAGACTGGCGAATGAACTGGCAGATCATGGCGTGGAGCCAGAAACGACGGTGGCGCTTGTACTTCCGCGCTCCGTCGAGTCGATTATTGCCATCCTTGGGGTGCTGGCCGCAGGTGCGGCTTACGTTCCAGTCGATATCGGACTACCCGCGGCACGTATCGAATCGATTCTGAGCCAATCCGATCCAAAGCTGATCATCACCATTACCGAGCACGGCGGTGTCGCCGGGACGCAGTACCGGGCCGTAGTGCTTGACGATCCTGCGACCGCGGAGCGGGTCTTACATCTGCCCGCAGAGGCCCCTGCTGTGGCTAGGCATCCTGACCAGAGTGCATATCTCATCTTTACCTCCGGATCGACGGGTGAGCCCAAAGGTGTCATCGGCACGCACGGTTCGCTGATGAATTACGCTGCCGACCATCGTGATCGGGTCTATCAGCCGGCCACCGCCCGATTGGGACGCAAGCTTCGGATCGCGCACGCCTGGTCGTTGAGCTTCGATGCCTCCTGGCAGCCGATGATCGGTCTGTTGGACGGGCACACCGTGCACCTGTTCGATGCCGAGGCCATGCGGGACGCACACCGGCTGGTGCAGGGCATGGCCGAGCACGATATCGACATGATCGACACCACGCCGTCGATGCTGGCGCAGTTGTCCGCCGCCGGGCTGCTCGATCGGGAGCTTGCGGTATTGGCGCTGGGTGGTGAGGCCATCGAGGCTGCCTTGTGGAACCGTCTGAGCGCATTGACCGAGACTGCCGTCTACAACTGCTATGGCCCCACGGAAACCACGGTCGAGGCGGTTGTCGCAGCGGTGAAGGACTATTCGACGCCCACCATCGGTACGCCGAATCAGGGGACGGCCGGGTATGTCCTGGATTCGCGGCTACGGCCGGTGCCGGATGGAGCGGTCGGCGAGCTGTACCTTGCCGGGTCCCAGCTGGCGCGCGGCTATGCGAGAAGACCAGCGGTGACGGCTAGTGCCTTTGTCGCAGATCCGCAGCGACCGGGGCAGCGCATGTACCGGACGGGTGATTTGGTGCGCCGCCTACCGCACGGCGGTTTCGCATATCTGGGCCGGGCCGACTCCCAGGTGAAGATCCGCGGTTATCGCGTCGAGGTCGGCGAGATTGAATCAGTACTACGCCTTCAACCTGATGTGCAGACCGCCGCAGTGTCCGTGGTCCGCCGCGCCGGCGGCGCGAGCCTGGTGGGTTTTGTTGTGCCCCAACAGGGACTGGCCCAATTCGATAGCACACGGATTGCGATGAGGCTCGCCGATCGGCTGCCGTCATACATGATGCCGTCGCGTTTGCTCGTGCTTGAGCGGTTGCCCGTCACGGTGAATGGCAAGCTGGATGGCGATGCGCTTGAGCGGCTTGCCCTGGAGGCCCTGTCGGGCGGCGCCGCCGAGGGGGAGCGGGCGCTACCCGCCACTACCACCGAATGTGCATTGTGTGAATGCTGTGCCGACCTATTCGACGGAACCGCTCCGGGCATCGATGACGACTTCTTTTCCCTTGGGGTGGACAGTATTGTCGCGATTTCGTTGGTGAACAAGGCGCGCAAGCGTGACCTGGTGATCACCCCGCGCATGGTCCTGGCTGCGCCAACCATTCGGCAGCTCGCGGCCCTCATCGACGAACGGGCCGACCGGGCTAATCGATCCGAGAACCTCGATTCCCTTACCGGAGAGGCGGACTACGGCGAGGTACTGCCGCTGCCCATCGTGACATGGATGCACGAGAGCGGAAATTACCGCAGGTTCGCGCTCTCGGCACTCGTTCGAGTGCCCGCCGGGATCGACCACGAATCCATAGAGCTGGTTCTACAGACGCTGCTTGACGGCCACGACATGCTGCGGTCGGTGCTCGTCGACACCATTGATGGGCCGCGTGTGCTCACGCGCGAGCCCGGGGTAGTGCGCGCCGGAAGTGTGCTTACCCACGTTGACCTGCCGGTAACCGGCGAAGTGCACGGAGCGATCGCGGACGCTGCGCGCGCTGCGTTCGACAAGTTGGATCCAAGATCGGGTGCAATGGTGCGCGCGGTCTGGCTAGCCGGCGGCGGCCACGACGATGTGCTTTTGCTCTCCGTTCACCACTTGGCCATGGATGTGGTCTCCTGGCATATTGCGTTGGCCGATATGGCGGAGGCGTGGCGCAGTTTGGGAGCCGGCGAAGTTCCCAAGGCACCCGTGGAATTCACGTCATACCGGCGCTGGTCCGAACTGATGTGGCAGCGGGCAAACAGTGACGAGGTTCAGGCCCAGCAGCAGTATTGGCTACAACAGGTCGCCGGTCCCGATCCGGCAGTGGGTGCGCGGCGTCCAGACCCCTCGCGCGACACGTGGGGCACCCTGCGCACCACGCCGGTAGTGACTCCGGTTGACATAACCGCTCGTTTACTGAGTTCGCTGAACAAGAACGACGGGGTGTACGGATTCTTGTTGGCCGCATTGGCTGTGACAGTGGCCAGTTGGCGTGTAGAACGCGGCCAGGATGCGTCACCGGGGACGCTGGTATCGATGGAGGGCCACGGGCGGGTCGATACCGCGTTCGATACTGACACCACAAGTACCATCGGGTGGTTCACCACGATGTACCCGGCTCGAATCGGTCAGGGTGAGTTGGCATTTGATGTAGCCACGGTGGAACGGGATGCGGTGTCTGCCCGCAGACTTTTGAATGCAGTCGCTCAACATCTCGCTGAAATTCCTCATCAAGGAATGGATTACGGCCTACTCCGTTATGTGAGCCGTAATGAGGAGCTGGCCGCCGCTGCCGATCCGCAGATTCAGTTCAACTATCTGGGACGCCTGGATATGAGCGGGATTACCGACCAGCCGTGGTCGCTGGTCACGGACGCGCGAGGCCTTGCCGTCCCACCCGATTCGGAACCCGAGTTGCCTTTGCGTTTTGGGATCAACGTCGGCTCCGCGATATCGACCACAGCGGAAGGTGCCCAGCTGCTGACCAACTGGCAGTGGAGCTCTAACCTTTTCACCTCGGAAGATGCCGACCAGCTGGCGCGGCTGTGGCAACGAAGCGTTGCCGCGCTGGCTCAGGCACTCGACGGATAG